The Xenopus laevis strain J_2021 chromosome 4L, Xenopus_laevis_v10.1, whole genome shotgun sequence genomic sequence AAGTCCATCTGTCCCTTACACCATGGTATCATGTTCATGAATATGGATTTATACAAAAGTCAGTGCAGCCCACTAGTGCTGGAAATCACCCAGGCAACAAATTAAACTTGATCCACCCTTGTGCCATTGCCCTCAGAAAGGGTCCTTAATCCCAGCAACCAAGTAGCATTTAAAGTTCCAAACAACGAGCAGTGGGAAATAGAAGACAAACACTGATATTAAAAACATCTAATTACTGAACTGTTTGTGTATCTCTTTGCTAAGGGCATCCACCCATCTGTAGTATCTACTATTAAGAGCAGAgtcacatgctcagattcggggagacttagTCGCCCGCCGATAAATCGCCTCTACttggggcaaataatctccccgaacggctagaatgtaaatcgtcggcgggattgCACTCGGTTTGCTTCATTTTCCCAAgattcctcatgaggcgacttcggaaaacaaagcactccgagtgccatcccgcaggcgatttacattctagccggtgggaggtaGTTCAGGGAagttagtcgccctgaagaagaggagatttgtcgctgggcaaagAATGCTCCCTGGTTGCTGAAGTAATCAACTCCTAGAAGCCACTTAGCAGTTTAAAGTCCAAGTGTGATAACTACAGAACAAAAATatcaataatttattaaaaaaattacaaattgttcAAAATCTTCCCATATGTAggcagcaaaaaaataataaaatgccaaatttttttttttaggtgttaaACAAAACCAAGGAGTTTGAAGATGCAGTCCGAAAAGTGATTACTGATGTCAATTTAGACAATGATATAGTGGTGTCTGTCTTTGAGACAAATATCAGAGTCTTGGGGTAAGTGGTTACACATAAAACACatataatctataaaaaaaatacgaaTTGGGGAGTGTAGGGTGATTTCCCCCCAGTTTTACTCATATAATGTGACTATGTGAGTATTTACAAGGTTTGCTGCTTAGTGATATAAACGTACTAAGGAGATTTTGTTGTTCCATTTACCATACTGTCTATATGCCCACATTTTTTGTCTTACTTGAAGCCCTTAACACATTTATATGGAAGACGGCAGAAAGTTTAGCTTTAACATTACAGTAGTGCATTTGTTACAAAACAGAGATTTCTGGACAGTATAGGTTTTTTAGACAGCCATATGGGTACCAACTGGGACCAGTAATGAAGTCTTTTTAAACCAGTCCAGCATAAGAGAAGTTTACTCTctattaaaaattttattttaaggcTATGGggctccttttttaaaaaaaataaaaataaaaaaaaaagtagagttttatgtattgtttttatatgtaaaGTATTTGTTGcagcactatttaaaaaaaactaaaaagaaaacaaataataacattgtGCTTACTTGCAGCGGCCTCCTTGGTGGACACTCAGTTGCCATCATGCTGAAAGAAAATGGGGATGGCATGCAGTGGTACAATGATGAACTCCTGCACATGGCTAAAGAGCTTGGCTATAAGCTTCTCCCAGCGTTCAACACTACCAGTGGCCTTCCCTACCCCAGAGTACGTTGCAGAATATCCAGTTAATGTTATTGCCTGGTACAATTGTGTTATTTCTCACTTCTTCAAGATCTTGGGTGACTAGAATGCTCAAAAAGAAGCTTACTGTACTAATTGACATTGATACATAGACATAATACACATTCTGTAAGGGTCTTTATGAATTGTTAAATGTTGACTAATGGGTTATGTctctaaaagagaaggaaagccccaATCCAAGGGGGGAAGCCAAATTTTAGGGAACCCCTCAAGGAGTCAAGTTGACTTACCTGATACTCTGGGCCGGTGTTCCTGCAGAAAACTTCTTTCCCAatcttctttctgcttcttctcACTGGGTGCACATGAGCAGtacagtgaaaagctgaactatAAGCAGACACCTTTTTTTTACTCTACTGTTCATGTGCCGGCCTgcagccattgaaaaaatgtggaagaagaggatcactttgtggtgctcactcaGAGGTACCCCaagcaggtgcagttttctgctaacaggagcacagaCTGGGATATCAGATAAGGGAATATAagcactgggggtgcctaacatttgctcCTCCCCCATTCTCCTTAAATGACTTCCCCACATCTATACAGCAGCCtttatatataaactgtagcaACCAAAACTTGGTGGCAGCCATTAGCCTGAAAGTGTTCGAACTctcctgcagccttgtacttttATGTCTCACTCACAAGGCATAGTTTAGGCCTCACTTTTTaatgtcccttaaaggagaagcaaagtcatcttgcacttgggggtgccaaatgtaaggcacccccaagtgaatgtatttacttagctGAAACCCGGGGCCGGTGCACCAATCGGCGAAAAACTGCAACGGGTCAGGGTTTTACCAGTGAGCACcgcagagtgatcctcttccgtcttcctctttcttcacgcggctgcacatgtgcagtagagcgaaaaaccagactttaactaaaaagtcagctattttgttctactacgCATGTATCTGCCcccggaaatttgaagaaagaagaagctgaaagaggatcactccgtggtgctcgctggaataacggtgcaggtttctgcttataggagcaccagcctggggtttcaggtaagtaaatacaatcacttggcacccccaagtgcaagacaactttccttctcctttaatagaatacTGACATATAATCTGTCATCACTTCCTTATTGATGCTGCTATTATGCCTGCTTGGCAACCATAAATGCTTGAATGAATTACTCAACAGCGTCCTGTTTGAATTTCAGTTTTGACTATGCCTTTTATCTGGCTGTTATTCCAAAGTGTGTTACATGCCTTTCATACCCTTTGCTTACATATTTCTTTTAGATTAACTTAAAATTTGGCATCAGAAGGCCAGAGGCTCGGACGGGGACAGAGACTGATACGTGTACAGCTTGCGCAGGAACAATGATCTTGGAATTCGCTGCACTGAGCCGCTTTACTGGAATATCAGTATTTGAGGTTTGTCTTGCTCCTGTTTGGGCATTTAGTTGTTCCAGTTGGCAGTACAATtaatgggcctatttatcatgctgtgtaaaacatcactggtgatgttgcctaCGGCAACCAATCCGCAATTGGATTTCAaaacctacaagttagaaaacaaaagcaaagatctgtttTACAAAGCATGATTAATAGACACCTCAGTGTATGTACGTGTTGAAGTGCTATACGTTTTGAGGCAAATGGTTTCAGTTTTCCTGCAGCTAACGTATTCATGTCTCTGAACAGGAACATGCTCGGAAAGCCCTAGATTTCCTCTGGGACAAAAGGCAGCGCAGCAGTAACCTGGTCGGTGTGACAATTAATATCCATACGGGGGACTGGGTGCGCAAAGGTAAGCATCCCTTCTACATGTGCCATTCACAATATCAATATGCATTGATTGCTCTTTGTTCTATTCGGCAGTTTTATTGCACCACCCAGTTGCATCCTCTGTGTACAATacgttttattttttctcttgaagacagCGGAGTGGGAGCAGGAATAGATTCTTACTATGAATATTTACTGAAGGCCTACGTTCTCCTGGGGGATGACAGCTATCTGGAAAGATTCAATACAGTAGGTTGATTGCAGACCGTTTAAACAACTATTGGAAAATTGTGTAGGTGCAGTACCATTTAGATAGCTTTGACTGCTATGTTTTGGAGTATTTTCCAATAAATGCAGCTCCAAGGCACCCAGAAATGGCCAAATAAACATTCATGTGAATTGGCTGCAATTGCTCATGTGGGTGCTTGTAGGCAATGCACATGCAAGTGGGAGGAGAGATGCTTCACCATTTATTATAATTTCCTGAGCTGTTTTTAGATTAAATAATCTTTTATTCAACACTGATCAAGCAACTCTGCAATCCTGTAGCACTATGATGCCATTATGCGATACATAAGCCAGCCTCCACTCCTGCTTGATGTACATATCCACAAACCAATGCTGACAGCACGGACATGGATGGATTCACTACTTGCATTTTTCCCTGGTCTCCAGGTAAAGtccatacaacatatatatatatatattaatggttatttattatacattaccAAAAATCAAACAAACATTTCAGTCCTAATATGGATCTTCTCCAGGTCAGGTCCAGTTAGAAAACTAATATAGAGAATTCACTGCCTTGTTGACTGTACATCATATTTATGATTAATATTAGGACTGCTGTTTAGAAAattgtcaacgttttttttttctttcttttttttgctggGTTATGAAAAAATCGCAattctctttaaaacaaaaagcCCAGttccatttttgaaatgtatgTTCCTGGTTCTACTTATTGGAATACCTCAACTTGATGcaaacatttacagtatgttatCTGACTTTCCCATGTTTTTTCTCGATGTATACACCACTGCTTAATATGTTGgtcctttataaatatgtgctaaAGCAATGTCTGTGTATATATTGCTGTTTCCACTAGGTGTTGAAGGGGGATATCAGACCTGCAATTGAGACTCACGAAATGCTTTACCAGGtgataaaaaagcacaattttctaCCAGAGGTAAGCTTCTTTATTGATTGCTGCAACTTAACATTTTTACTACAGTTGCCATATTCATCAGCTTATTGCTGCAGAGAGTGTTTGTTTTTGGGACCTTTAAAAGTATTTCTAAGCAAATTATTAGTATCATGATATGTGTTCATAGTGTATTTTCTCATGATGGAAAATTATAATCTCTGCCATGTTCTGATAAAGCTTTTCTATTTATATTGACTGGCTGGTTTTCTTTTTCTAGGCCTTCACAACTGATTTCAGGGTTCACTGGGCCCAGCACCCTTTAAGACCAGAGTTTGCTGAAAGTACTTATTTCCTCTATAAAGTAAGAACAACACAAGTTATTTGTGAATGTTAACACTTGCACATCACTGAGATGTCTTATACATAACTTGGCTGTAATAACTGGacatatatttcatttatatgttCTGTTTTATGTATATGATTCCACATGTTAGCAACTTGCTTCAATTCAGCTGCCGGTGCTACTCATCTTGTAAAGCCTGAGGCAGCCTATACAGTTGCTTTCTAGAGTTTGAGTTTCTGTGGGATCCAGTAGCTTTGGCTGGcaagatataaatataataggCTGTGGCTTTCTGCTAATCATGTTCATTTTTTTCCAGGCCACTGGTGATCCTTACTACCTCGAAGTGGGAAAAACTCTGATTGATAATCTGAATAAATATGCACGGGTGCCATGTGGATTCGCTGCTGTTAAAGATGTGCGGACCGGAAGCCATGAAGACCGgtatgttttaaacttttttcatcatttctttaaaatgtaatttttttgctgTCCCATAGTAGATGCAATAGCGCTGGAACAAAATTAACATTGCTTTCTGGCTTGAGTTGATATAAagcctacattaaggggcagatttatcaagggtcaaatttcgaagttaaaaatacttcgaaattcaaccttcgaattgaaatacttcgacttcgaatattgaagttgaagtttttttcagcgaatttcggcatcctgcggtcgaagttagatcattcgaatcgaacgtttagaaggatttcagcgatcggtCGAATGATTTTACTACGACTTCCAAAAAGTGGAAGTCGtagctctagaaggtccccataagctaatatagcacttcggcaagtttaatttggcaaagtattgaaatcgaagttttttttaaagagacagtacttcgttttTCGAAtagttgaatattcgaacgattgtacTTCGAACCAAAGTCGTAGTGTCCTATTCAATtgtcgaaatatccaaaaaattacttcgaatttcaaattttttaacttcgaaattccctcaaattcacttcgactcttgataaatctgcccctaattgtgcaGCCAACAGTTTGCATGTTAACCAAGTACACAGTACAAAATAGGAGGCAGATTAACTACCATAGTATCTCGTTTTCCTCAGCCTCTTACagtttagaaaatgaaagcaaaaatctgattggttgctatggttgacTCCACTAGTGAAATTAAGCGCACACACATACATGTAGGAAAAGGTAAAATGAAATCATTTctacctttatttataaataccttCTATAATATGTAACAGGATATTCTAGTCTACAAGTAAACTGAACCGAGACCATCAGAAGTGATGTATTTCTGCTTTAGTTATATAGGAATGAAGATATTTTGGAGTGAGTGCtagttttataaatacaggtagggctcctgttatccagaatgctggggacctggggttttcccaataacagatcttttcatagtttggatcttcaatcatgtaaacattaaataaacgtaaCAAGCTGGTTTTgcaaccaataaggattcattatatcttcgtttgaatcaagcacaagttactgttttattattacagagaaaaaggaaatcattttttaaattgtgaattatttgattaaatggagtctatgggagatggcttttccataatgtagtgctttctggataatgggtttccagataacggattccatacctgtatattacagtCATTTGAacaagtttgggaacccctctcagcctgcataataatgtGCCTAGTGATGCATTCAATAACAGCAGCTCCGTTATTTTGCACAGTTCATTTCTTCCCATTTATGCATATTAATACAGAGATATTAAAACCATATGCCACATCACAGGATCCTGGTTTCTTATGTTGAAGTAGTACTAGAACGCTATTTATAATTATAGTTTGAGTTCTTAAACCATTAACCTCACtgacttttattttctttcctctttAAGAATGGATTCCTTTTTCCTGGCAGAGATGTTTAAGTACCTCTATTTGCTGTTCTCCGAAAGGGAAGATCTTATATTTGATATAGAAGATTATATATTCACTACAGAAGCACATCTCCTACCTCTCTCTCTTTCCACTGCAAATCCGAGCAGcacaaagaaaaatacagtaaGTCCTTTCTTTCCCctcatttcattcatttatatcaGTATAGGAGTTTCCTGGCTAATGCAAAATTCTATTCTGGCTCATGAAAGATAAATGCATGTACTAAAGAGTAGAAACTCTAACATAACACTGCTGTTCATTTGTGTGTTACAGACTACTCAGTACACTGAACTCGATGATAGTAACTTTGATTGGTCCTGCCCAAACACCCAGATCCTCTTCCGGAATGACCCAATGTACGCACAGAATATTCGGGAACCTCTGAAAAATGTCGTTGATAAGAATTGTCCTCGGAGTCCTTCTCGTCTGTAAGATGTGTTTTTGCTATATGGCACTTTCCTGACCTATTTTTTGCAAAGTTTAGGAtactatgtatgtatggatgctgggtttttatttggaggggttgaacttgatggactttgtcttttttcaacccaatttaactatgtaactatgtaactatgtaaggggGAGATATAGATGGTCACAGAGCTGCCTGACCACACTCTTCTTCACAGCACTGCAGTTATATTGTGTCTGTAAGGAACAAATGGGGTCAATAATATGCTTTGTTATCCTTATCGATAACAAGATAAGGAGAAAGAGAAAGCAAGTATTCTGCATTATACCACTGTTGGTGTAGCTGTTCTAATTATTCATAGTGCTTATGACGTCTCATCTTCCTACACTTTAATATAACAACGTTTTGTACATGGAAGCCTTGTGACTCGAGCATGAACATCATAACAAGAATAAGTACATTATTGTTAAAAGGAGGTTTGCTACTTATACAGAACAATGTTTAATTATATCATTAACTTTATCAACAGGAAAGAGTAAAACCTGATTATTACCGATTATGACAGCAAACTGCATACCTTAACttgtctattgtttttttttgcacccattgcagggatgagatttctggcagtGGTAAAATGCCACCTCTACGGGCTCGTGATTTTATGGCCTCTAATTCAGAGCATTTAGAGATCCTAAAGAAGATGGGTGTGAGTCTTATTCACCTCAAGGATGGCCGTGTTCAGTTGGTCCAACATGCCAACCAAGTAAGAATGATAATCCACTTTGTTGTACACTGTCCCAGCACTGGTTTCTCTCTAGtaaagggatccccaacctttttgtttacccgtgagcaacattcagatgtaaaaggattGGGGAGAAAcataatcatgaaaaatgttcctgaggatgccaaataagggctgtgattggctatttggcagccactatgtggactgtctgcctacaggagactctgtttggcagttcacctggtttttatgcaactaaaacttcctCCAAGTCTCGAATAtcaccacctgctttgaggcaactgggagcaacatccaagctaTTGgcgatcactgctctaggggatATTTATTGCCAAAACACCAAGATTGCCATAAATGCCTTCCTTGGGGTCAATGAAGTTAGTATCAGCACCAGTTAGTATCAGTATCAGTTAGTATCATTGCCATTAGCAATCAATCTgcttatttctaaaaataaatatctatacACTCAGAAAAGGATAAAGAGTATCCAGACACTTCACCTGCACAAAAAAGCCCACAACCCAAATAGCACAAAAATGACAGTTGTATTGTGATTTCTGTAGGCTGGATATAGAATAGTGAACCGAAATCATGGACTCCTAAACCATCCAAGGAATTTTGCATTGTGCCAGCTTCAGCTCTCATTAAAAGGCAGCAGACAGCTGAGttaaaactgcattttataaGAGGCTATAAAAGCTGCCTATTAACTATATTGGgctcttttacattttatataatacaaaactGCTCAGTAACATTTATTCACAATTGATATGTCAGCCCCCCGATGATTTCCTTCTAATAGTGGAGCAATAAATGCCATCTAATTATTGAATACTAgaaactttgcacctgttatttgGTTGTGCTGTATTTTTTGGTTTCCCATGAAGTCCTGCTAGTGGTTTAAACTTTATGGGCTTATGTAACAACACATTAGGttggccaggagcagtaacccatagcaaccaatcaacagaaaGCAGTTACTGGTCACCAGCAAACAgcctattggttgctattggttactgctcctgtgcaaagctcgtgccatttattacatatgggctTAGTCTGTTGAAAAATTGCTCACTAGGGTAAATTAGTTGCTGCAAGTGGAGCTAGAACCACCTTAATAGAGACTTGCATACCATTATGCCTGTTTTTAATTGTTCTAATAaacatgaagatttttttttaattgttttcaaaagttcctggtgtgcacctacTTTGT encodes the following:
- the edem3.L gene encoding ER degradation-enhancing alpha-mannosidase-like protein 3 isoform X1; its protein translation is MGCPAVEARRWGDMWLVVAFCLLGHGHAAVTKEEKAHLRSQVLEMFDHAYGNYMQHAYPADELMPLTCRGRIRGQEPSRGDVDDALGKFSLTLIDTLDTLVVLNKTKEFEDAVRKVITDVNLDNDIVVSVFETNIRVLGGLLGGHSVAIMLKENGDGMQWYNDELLHMAKELGYKLLPAFNTTSGLPYPRINLKFGIRRPEARTGTETDTCTACAGTMILEFAALSRFTGISVFEEHARKALDFLWDKRQRSSNLVGVTINIHTGDWVRKDSGVGAGIDSYYEYLLKAYVLLGDDSYLERFNTHYDAIMRYISQPPLLLDVHIHKPMLTARTWMDSLLAFFPGLQVLKGDIRPAIETHEMLYQVIKKHNFLPEAFTTDFRVHWAQHPLRPEFAESTYFLYKATGDPYYLEVGKTLIDNLNKYARVPCGFAAVKDVRTGSHEDRMDSFFLAEMFKYLYLLFSEREDLIFDIEDYIFTTEAHLLPLSLSTANPSSTKKNTTTQYTELDDSNFDWSCPNTQILFRNDPMYAQNIREPLKNVVDKNCPRSPSRLDEISGSGKMPPLRARDFMASNSEHLEILKKMGVSLIHLKDGRVQLVQHANQAASSIDAEDGLRFMQEMIELSSQQQKEQQLPPRAVQIVSHPFYGRVVLTAGPAQFGMDLSKHLAGAQGLVARAEPYSGCSDITNGQAIQGKIALMQRGQCMFAEKARNVQKAGAIGGIVIDDNEGSSSDTAPLFQMAGDGKSTDDVTIPMLFLFSKEGNIILDAIREYQQVEVLLSDKAKDRAAIFKGKIVPNYIFDSNLESESGEQKPVENDSQKQALEDLFMTPEEIAELLIVHEEESPVSQPEVPSSDSPSGGDRTSERDITPESQEHKTEETEHSPKDNVQTPPENSEDSTEEKMDNKVRPMESILADWKEDIEAFEMMEKDEL
- the edem3.L gene encoding ER degradation-enhancing alpha-mannosidase-like protein 3 isoform X2; translated protein: MGCPAVEARRWGDMWLVVAFCLLGHGHAAVTKEEKAHLRSQVLEMFDHAYGNYMQHAYPADELMPLTCRGRIRGQEPSRGDVDDALGKFSLTLIDTLDTLVVLNKTKEFEDAVRKVITDVNLDNDIVVSVFETNIRVLGGLLGGHSVAIMLKENGDGMQWYNDELLHMAKELGYKLLPAFNTTSGLPYPRINLKFGIRRPEARTGTETDTCTACAGTMILEFAALSRFTGISVFEEHARKALDFLWDKRQRSSNLVGVTINIHTGDWVRKDSGVGAGIDSYYEYLLKAYVLLGDDSYLERFNTHYDAIMRYISQPPLLLDVHIHKPMLTARTWMDSLLAFFPGLQVLKGDIRPAIETHEMLYQVIKKHNFLPEAFTTDFRVHWAQHPLRPEFAESTYFLYKATGDPYYLEVGKTLIDNLNKYARVPCGFAAVKDVRTGSHEDRMDSFFLAEMFKYLYLLFSEREDLIFDIEDYIFTTEAHLLPLSLSTANPSSTKKNTTTQYTELDDSNFDWSCPNTQILFRNDPMYAQNIREPLKNVVDKNCPRSPSRLDEISGSGKMPPLRARDFMASNSEHLEILKKMGVSLIHLKDGRVQLVQHANQAASSIDAEDGLRFMQEMIELSSQQQKEQQLPPRAVQIVSHPFYGRVVLTAGPAQFGMDLSKHLAGAQGLVARAEPYSGCSDITNGQAIQGKIALMQRGQCMFAEKARNVQKAGAIGGIVIDDNEGSSSDTAPLFQMAGDGKSTDDVTIPMLFLFSKEGNIILDAIREYQQVEVLLSDKAKDRAAIFKDLESESGEQKPVENDSQKQALEDLFMTPEEIAELLIVHEEESPVSQPEVPSSDSPSGGDRTSERDITPESQEHKTEETEHSPKDNVQTPPENSEDSTEEKMDNKVRPMESILADWKEDIEAFEMMEKDEL
- the edem3.L gene encoding ER degradation-enhancing alpha-mannosidase-like protein 3 precursor (The RefSeq protein has 1 substitution compared to this genomic sequence); this translates as MGCPAVEARRWGDMWLVVAFCLLGHGHAAVTKEEKAHLRSQVLEMFDHAYGNYMQHAYPADELMPLTCRGRIRGQEPSRGDVDDALGKFSLTLIDTLDTLVVLNKTKEFEDAVRKVITDVNLDNDIVVSVFETNIRVLGGLLGGHSVAIMLKENGDGMQWYNDELLHMAKELGYKLLPAFNTTSGLPYPRINLKFGIRRPEARTGTETDTCTACAGTMILEFAALSRFTGISVFEEHARKALDFLWDKRQRSSNLVGVTINIHTGDWVRKDSGVGAGIDSYYEYLLKAYVLLGDDSYLERFNTHYDAIMRYISQPPLLLDVHIHKPMLTARTWMDSLLAFFPGLQVLKGDIRPAIETHEMLYQVIKKHNFLPEAFTTDFRVHWAQHPLRPEFAESTYFLYKATGDPYYLEVGKTLIDNLNKYARVPCGFAAVKDVRTGSHEDRMDSFFLAEMFKYLYLLFSEREDLIFDIEDYIFTTEAHLLPLSLSTANPSSTKKNTTTQYTELDDSNFDWSCPNTQILFRNDPMYAQNIREPLKNVVDKNCPRSPSRLDEISGSGKMPPLRARDFMASNSEHLEILKKMGVSLIHLKDGRVQLVQHANQAASSIDAEDGLRFMQEMIELSSQQQKEQQLPPRAVQIVSHPFYGRVVLTAGPAQFGMDLSKHLAGAQGLVARAEPYSGCSDITNGQAIQGKIALMQRGQCMFAEKARNVQKAGAIGGIVIDDNEGSSSDTAPLFQMAGDGKSTDDVTIPMLFLFSKEGNIILDAIREYQQVEVLLSDKAKDRDLESESGEQKPVENDSQKQALEDLFMTPEEIAELLIVHEEESPVSQPEVPSSDSPSGGDRTSERDITPESQEHKTEETEHSPKDNVQTPPENSEDSTEEKMDNKVQPMESILADWKEDIEAFEMMEKDEL